One stretch of Hydrogenovibrio kuenenii DSM 12350 DNA includes these proteins:
- a CDS encoding gamma carbonic anhydrase family protein, with the protein MTLRSYHDISPNLASGAWVDDSAVVIGKCELGEDVSVWPNATLRGDVNDIKIGDRSNIQDGAVVHTTHQSDITKGSQCIVGKDVTVGHNAVLHGCIIEDECLIGMGAVVLDNAVVQKHVLVGANSLVPPGKILESGYLYVGSPVKQARPLTDDEKAFFKYSAAHYVKLKKSFQTAVKTL; encoded by the coding sequence ATGACTTTAAGAAGCTATCACGACATTTCACCAAACCTAGCATCAGGTGCCTGGGTAGATGACTCTGCTGTTGTTATTGGAAAATGTGAACTCGGTGAAGATGTAAGCGTTTGGCCAAATGCAACTTTACGCGGCGATGTTAATGACATCAAAATTGGCGACCGTTCAAATATTCAAGATGGCGCTGTCGTACACACCACCCATCAATCCGATATCACAAAAGGCTCTCAGTGTATTGTCGGTAAAGACGTCACTGTTGGGCACAACGCCGTTCTACATGGCTGCATTATTGAAGATGAATGCCTAATCGGCATGGGAGCCGTAGTCTTGGATAATGCGGTGGTACAAAAGCATGTCTTAGTCGGTGCGAATAGCTTAGTGCCTCCGGGAAAAATTCTAGAAAGCGGTTACCTATATGTTGGCTCCCCCGTTAAACAGGCTCGCCCATTAACTGACGATGAAAAAGCATTTTTTAAGTATTCTGCAGCACATTACGTTAAACTGAAAAAAAGCTTTCAAACTGCGGTAAAAACCCTTTAA
- a CDS encoding PilZ domain-containing protein produces the protein MDSMISKEGNSPYSKLSLEQAEKRRTIRVASNRPVVMKVNESTVFATMTDFSKHGLGFIAMYQVDPNDTVEVHFDIPVKNGFKSFLFSAQVKHCIDLFDKNHIGVRLNIDENEYSQLFDRIIAS, from the coding sequence ATGGATTCAATGATTTCGAAGGAAGGCAATTCACCTTATTCCAAATTATCATTGGAGCAGGCTGAAAAAAGGCGTACGATTCGTGTAGCCTCAAACCGCCCAGTTGTAATGAAAGTCAATGAATCTACCGTTTTCGCAACTATGACAGACTTCTCTAAGCATGGTTTGGGTTTTATCGCCATGTATCAAGTTGACCCTAATGATACGGTTGAAGTGCATTTCGACATTCCGGTTAAAAACGGATTCAAAAGTTTTTTATTTTCCGCTCAGGTGAAACACTGTATAGACTTGTTCGATAAAAACCATATTGGTGTTCGATTAAATATTGACGAAAATGAATATAGTCAATTGTTTGATAGAATCATCGCAAGTTAA
- a CDS encoding surface lipoprotein assembly modifier, translating into MKKISFYLFCICLFSSFKVLAAVDFKSALQLYKDKQYQASYEAFMALADTDYTNVDYNYYLARSAFFVKHYNEAIAAYERVLIMYPNNARSKLELGRTYYKMHRYTEARKYLNEVLKSSAPQVVKNNIRYYLARMTEDGKKPKRNTVKATLLGSVFYDSNLNYSPESDQMTLPSGTLTSSADIGAWGSEQMLLVNHRYENPDKYDFAWKNDAVLYNKVSPGNSEYNILYGSYSPALSFQKDRWTLDAGVSVDGMKYGKDPYMVSYGLTPKAVYIPNMTEYISTQLKLLKRDYQTSSTKAKNSKFVQLTVLYQKRMGPVFSWFGQGTLETELKDKTPTTIVNVDYQLLGLKVGAGYLLPKNISLSGSLGYQSKQFLDNDRLLKYFNAPSKKEHDNRYYAELVLAKELDKNFTAQFRASRVQNDSNISVYKYQKNLYTFNILKRF; encoded by the coding sequence ATGAAGAAAATATCTTTCTATCTCTTCTGCATTTGTTTGTTTTCATCTTTTAAGGTATTGGCGGCAGTAGATTTTAAATCCGCTCTTCAACTCTATAAAGATAAGCAATATCAAGCGTCCTATGAAGCATTTATGGCGCTTGCAGATACTGATTATACTAATGTTGATTACAATTATTATTTGGCGCGTTCTGCTTTTTTCGTAAAGCATTACAATGAAGCCATTGCAGCTTATGAGCGTGTTTTGATTATGTATCCCAATAATGCGCGTTCAAAGCTGGAATTAGGCCGAACCTATTATAAAATGCATCGTTATACTGAAGCGCGCAAGTATTTAAATGAAGTCTTGAAGTCCAGCGCCCCTCAGGTTGTTAAAAATAACATTCGCTACTATCTGGCTCGTATGACTGAAGATGGTAAAAAACCTAAGCGTAATACGGTCAAAGCTACCTTGCTTGGTTCTGTGTTCTATGATTCCAATCTGAACTACTCTCCCGAATCAGATCAAATGACATTGCCGTCCGGCACTCTAACCTCCTCAGCGGATATAGGTGCATGGGGAAGTGAGCAAATGTTGCTTGTAAACCATCGTTATGAAAATCCCGATAAGTATGATTTTGCATGGAAAAATGATGCGGTTCTTTACAACAAAGTTTCTCCGGGGAACAGTGAATACAACATTTTATACGGCAGTTATTCACCAGCGCTATCATTTCAGAAAGATCGTTGGACGCTTGATGCTGGCGTATCAGTCGATGGTATGAAATACGGTAAAGACCCTTATATGGTTTCTTATGGGTTGACGCCTAAGGCAGTCTATATTCCAAACATGACTGAATATATTTCAACGCAGCTAAAGTTGTTGAAACGTGATTATCAGACGAGCAGTACGAAAGCAAAAAATTCAAAATTTGTGCAATTGACTGTTTTGTATCAAAAAAGAATGGGGCCTGTTTTTTCTTGGTTTGGACAAGGAACGCTTGAAACCGAACTTAAGGATAAAACGCCAACGACAATTGTTAATGTTGATTATCAACTTTTGGGCTTAAAAGTGGGGGCAGGATATTTGCTCCCTAAAAATATTAGTTTGTCAGGTTCACTAGGCTATCAGTCAAAGCAATTTTTGGACAATGACCGTTTGTTGAAATACTTTAATGCACCGTCTAAAAAAGAACATGATAATCGCTACTATGCCGAATTGGTTTTGGCAAAAGAGTTAGATAAAAACTTTACTGCACAGTTTAGAGCTAGCCGAGTACAAAATGACTCAAACATCTCTGTCTATAAATATCAGAAAAACCTTTACACTTTTAATATCCTGAAGCGTTTTTAG